A section of the Metabacillus endolithicus genome encodes:
- a CDS encoding thioredoxin family protein gives MEHVKTEDQFQELINGNEPVVLKFFTDWCPDCKRMDMFLPTVFEEVGNVSMYEINKDDLPEIAEKYDVMGIPSLLVFKNGEKQAHLHSANAKTPDQVIEFLSESLNK, from the coding sequence ATGGAACACGTAAAAACAGAAGATCAATTTCAAGAGCTTATTAATGGTAATGAACCAGTAGTCCTTAAATTTTTTACAGACTGGTGCCCTGACTGTAAAAGAATGGACATGTTTCTACCAACTGTATTCGAAGAGGTAGGAAATGTATCAATGTATGAAATAAACAAAGATGACCTTCCCGAAATTGCAGAAAAATATGATGTAATGGGTATTCCGAGTTTATTAGTATTTAAAAATGGTGAAAAACAAGCACACTTACATAGCGCAAATGCAAAAACTCCAGATCAAGTGATTGAGTTTTTATCGGAATCTCTAAATAAATAA
- a CDS encoding GTP cyclohydrolase II → MVETIKDIPLNIIKEKVKIVPHKEGATYIVGPINLPIQLDGKTEFFKWYCWMEAEAEQDSAETFESIIRKLPSADLAKHQQSSVLVYGDFAQNDEALIRMHSICHTGDIFGSKRCDCGYQLNQSLKMITEHGTGALFYLADHEGRGIGLFSKALAYLLQEEGLDTVEANEELGFSDDQRKYDDAIRVLKTLRQLPVTLITNNPLKLKALQDSGANVTDRIPLWGDVSSFNQRYLETKMEKAGHFRGGYTVE, encoded by the coding sequence ATGGTAGAAACAATAAAAGATATCCCTCTAAATATAATAAAAGAAAAAGTAAAGATTGTTCCTCATAAAGAAGGAGCTACGTATATTGTGGGACCAATTAACCTCCCAATTCAACTAGATGGCAAAACAGAATTCTTCAAGTGGTATTGCTGGATGGAGGCTGAGGCCGAACAGGATTCAGCTGAAACATTTGAATCAATCATAAGAAAATTACCTAGTGCAGACTTAGCTAAGCATCAGCAATCAAGTGTGCTTGTTTATGGTGACTTTGCTCAGAATGATGAAGCACTAATACGTATGCATAGTATATGTCATACAGGTGATATTTTTGGTAGTAAAAGATGTGATTGTGGATATCAGCTTAATCAATCTTTAAAAATGATTACAGAACATGGTACAGGAGCTTTATTTTATCTTGCTGATCATGAAGGTAGAGGTATTGGTTTATTCAGTAAAGCTCTTGCATACCTTCTACAAGAAGAAGGCTTAGATACAGTTGAGGCAAATGAGGAGCTTGGCTTCTCTGATGATCAAAGAAAATATGATGATGCGATTCGAGTTTTGAAAACTCTTCGTCAATTACCTGTAACGCTAATTACAAATAACCCACTTAAACTAAAGGCTTTGCAAGATTCAGGTGCAAATGTTACAGACCGTATTCCTTTATGGGGAGATGTATCAAGCTTTAATCAACGTTATTTAGAAACAAAAATGGAAAAGGCTGGCCACTTTAGAGGAGGCTATACCGTTGAATGA